A region from the Brassica napus cultivar Da-Ae chromosome C8, Da-Ae, whole genome shotgun sequence genome encodes:
- the LOC125591887 gene encoding uncharacterized protein LOC125591887, with the protein MANNGVPFQVPLLTKSNYDNWSLRLMAILGPHDVWEIVEKGFNEPENDGGLSQTQKDGLRDSRKRDNKALCLIYQGLDEDTFEKVAGAKTSKEAWEKLQTSYKGAGQVKKVRLQTLRGEFEALQMKEGELISDYFSRVLTVTNNLKRNGEKLDEVRIMEKVLRSLDSKFEHIVTVIEETKDLETMTMEQLLGSLQAYEEKKKKKEDIVEQVLKMRIDHKEESGRSNLRRGGGHFRGRGHGVNGRGWRPYEDNSNQRGENSSRGRGRGNPKSRYDKTNIKCYAIVVESLDIMLLNAKLQTTIELKRSPTMLKKGVKKKIC; encoded by the coding sequence ATGGCAAACAATGGTGTTCCCTTCCAAGTTCCATTGCTCACTAAGAGCAACTATGACAATTGGAGTCTTAGGCTGATGGCTATCCTAGGACCACACgatgtgtgggagatagtcGAGAAAGGCTTCAATGAACCGGAGAATGATGGTGGTCTATCTCAAACTCAAAAGGATGGTTTGAGAGATTCAAGGAAGAGAGACAATAAGGCTCTCTGTCTAATCTATCAAGGATTAGATGAAGATACATTTGAGAAGGTTGCTGGAGCAAAGACATCCAAAGAAGCATGGGAGAAGCTTCAGACATCTTACAAGGGAGCGGGACAAGTTAAGAAGGTACGTCTTCAAACTCTAAGAGGAGAATTTGAAGCATTACAAATGAAGGAAGGAGAACTCATCTCAGATTACTTCTCAAGAGTCTTGACGGTTACTAATAACCTAAAAAGAAATGGTGAGAAGTTAGATGAGGTAAGAATCATGGAGAAAGTTCTTAGATCATTGGATTCAAAATTCGAGCATATCGTCACTGTGATTGAAGAGACAAAAGACTTGGAGACTATGACAATGGAGCAACTTCTTGGATCACTACaagcttatgaagaaaagaagaagaagaaagaagatattgTGGAGCAAGTTCTCAAGATGAGAATTGATCACAAGGAAGAAAGTGGCCGAAGCAATCTAAGACGTGGTGGCGGTCATTTCCGAGGACGAGGTCATGGTGTAAATGGACGAGGTTGGAGACCATATGAAGATAACTCCAACCAAAGAGGAGAGAATTCATCAAGaggtcgtggaagaggaaacccaaaatcaagGTACGATAAAACAAACATCAAATGCTATGCTATAGTTGTGGAAAGTTTGGACATTATGCTTCTAAATGCAAAACTACAAACCACAATAGAGTTGAAGAGAAGTCCAACTATGTTGAAGAAAGgagtaaagaagaagatatgctAA